A genome region from Gossypium hirsutum isolate 1008001.06 chromosome A04, Gossypium_hirsutum_v2.1, whole genome shotgun sequence includes the following:
- the LOC107949872 gene encoding E3 ubiquitin ligase PQT3-like yields the protein MAVVYYKFKSSKDSHSLPIDGPFISLSDFKHQIFASKRYGNGNDFDLLISDAKTDQQLANGSSLILANSFLLIRRVPRPPGLPIVIGGEEKPNIQTNSPSVVVKEELQEQGFDFDDFGLDFTSISNNSIAKPGDAHCKETKIDHRFKISSVKTLGKWRPIPPRSYVCHRCNVGGHYIHHCPTNGDPKFDRKRASNTSDSSSKSSGISYASISTTSSSCNSTTVPPELHCPLCKQVLEDAVLTRCCFASFCEKCVRDRIVSMATCVCRRQIVADDILPNMTLRGTINRFLNNQSGAETSATKRKLVNAENGDEEQRKKTKKTEQRPVIKA from the coding sequence ATGGCGGTGGTGTATTACAAGTTCAAGAGCTCCAAAGATTCCCACTCCCTTCCCATCGACGGTCCTTTCATTTCACTCTCCGATTTCAAACACCAAATCTTCGCTTCCAAACGCTACGGTAATGGCAACGATTTCGATTTACTCATCTCCGATGCCAAAACCGATCAACAGTTGGCCAATGGCTCGTCTTTGATCCTCGCAAACTCTTTCCTTTTGATCCGTCGTGTTCCTCGACCGCCTGGATTACCCATCGTTATCGGCGGAGAAGAAAAACCCAATATCCAAACCAACTCACCATCTGTTGTTGTGAAAGAGGAGCTTCAAGAGCAAGGCTTCGATTTCGATGATTTCGGACTTGATTTTACTTCTATTTCCAACAACTCAATTGCGAAACCAGGAGATGCCCATTGTAAAGAAACCAAAATCGACCATAGGTTTAAAATTTCATCTGTTAAAACCCTGGGGAAGTGGCGGCCAATTCCGCCGCGGAGTTATGTCTGCCATCGATGCAATGTGGGTGGACATTATATTCACCATTGCCCTACTAACGGTGACCCTAAATTTGACCGTAAAAGGGCTTCCAACACATCCGATTCGAGCTCTAAAAGCTCTGGGATTTCGTACGCTTCGATTTCAACAACTTCGAGTAGCTGTAATTCCACGACAGTACCACCCGAACTTCACTGCCCTTTGTGCAAACAAGTACTGGAAGATGCTGTTTTGACGAGGTGCTGTTTCGCTAGTTTCTGTGAAAAATGCGTGAGAGATCGCATTGTTTCAATGGCTACCTGTGTTTGCAGAAGACAAATTGTGGCTGATGATATTCTTCCTAATATGACTCTTAGAGGTACTATCAACCGATTTCTGAATAATCAATCTGGAGCTGAAACTTCCGCCACGAAAAGGAAGCTCGTTAACGCAGAGAATGGAGATGAGGAACAAAGGAAAAAGACGAAGAAGACAGAGCAGAGACCGGTCATTAAGGCATGA